Proteins encoded together in one Myxococcales bacterium window:
- a CDS encoding radical SAM protein: MKPRLLLLNPPAARPTLRDDFCSSTSKAGYLWQPIDLICQSGYLDADYDLRLLDAPVAQTAAGPAEEAIVAWRPEAIFSLTGSAAFPEDFEFLGRVAERLPAARLFVGGDLARFHPDWVLAEYPFIEGVVLDFTRPALRDCLAGRPADRSALARRGETASPLPLAAGEFSYPWPRHDLFWALPYRMPFLGRPFASVLTNYGCANSCAYCNSCRIGFARRSFDNLFAELDRLDALGIRHLFVKDFTFNQPPARARELLETWAARRYRFRWTGYLRAETIDAELAALLARTGCVMAQIGLETANQSALAAARPGADLARAREGIAHLRRAGVSAGAHFIFGLPGDGEAGYDATIALAESLPLAYASFNHYTNRPGARLAAESPATGIARLDPSGQAAADPALSRWVGLAYRRFYRRPAYWFSLWRSARAAGSLAALWSMGVSWLAARLRKAA, from the coding sequence ATGAAGCCCCGTCTGCTCCTGCTCAACCCGCCGGCCGCGCGGCCGACCCTGCGGGATGATTTTTGCTCCTCGACGAGCAAGGCGGGATACCTTTGGCAGCCGATCGACCTGATTTGCCAGAGCGGTTACCTGGACGCCGATTACGACCTGCGCCTGCTGGACGCACCGGTGGCGCAAACGGCCGCGGGACCGGCCGAGGAAGCGATCGTCGCCTGGCGGCCGGAGGCGATTTTTTCGCTGACGGGCAGCGCCGCTTTTCCGGAGGACTTCGAATTTTTGGGCCGCGTGGCGGAGCGGTTACCGGCGGCGCGGCTGTTCGTCGGCGGCGATCTGGCGCGCTTCCATCCGGACTGGGTGCTGGCCGAGTATCCGTTCATCGAGGGCGTCGTGTTGGATTTCACCCGCCCAGCGCTGCGCGATTGCCTCGCGGGACGCCCCGCCGACCGGTCGGCCCTGGCGCGGCGCGGCGAAACCGCTTCGCCCCTCCCCCTGGCCGCCGGCGAGTTTTCGTATCCGTGGCCGCGCCACGACCTGTTTTGGGCCTTGCCGTACCGCATGCCGTTTCTCGGCCGGCCGTTCGCGTCCGTCCTGACCAATTACGGTTGCGCCAATTCGTGCGCCTACTGCAATTCGTGCCGGATCGGTTTCGCCCGGCGGTCGTTCGACAATCTCTTCGCCGAACTCGACCGCCTCGACGCCCTGGGCATCCGCCACTTGTTCGTCAAGGATTTCACCTTCAACCAGCCGCCGGCGCGCGCCCGGGAACTGCTGGAAACCTGGGCCGCGCGACGGTATCGCTTTCGCTGGACCGGCTACCTGCGCGCCGAGACGATCGACGCCGAACTGGCCGCCCTGCTCGCCCGGACGGGTTGCGTCATGGCACAGATCGGCCTGGAAACGGCGAATCAATCCGCGCTCGCGGCGGCGCGGCCGGGGGCGGACCTGGCGCGGGCCCGCGAGGGCATCGCGCACCTGCGGCGGGCGGGCGTCAGCGCCGGCGCGCATTTCATTTTCGGACTGCCGGGCGACGGCGAGGCCGGTTACGACGCGACGATCGCGCTGGCCGAATCGCTGCCGCTCGCCTACGCGTCGTTCAACCATTACACCAACCGGCCGGGCGCGCGGTTGGCGGCGGAGTCGCCGGCGACAGGCATCGCGCGACTCGATCCCTCGGGCCAAGCGGCGGCCGATCCGGCGTTGTCCCGCTGGGTTGGTCTGGCGTACCGGCGGTTTTATCGGCGGCCCGCCTACTGGTTTTCGCTGTGGCGTTCGGCGCGCGCGGCGGGTAGTCTGGCGGCCTTGTGGTCGATGGGCGTTTCGTGGCTGGCCGCCCGTCTGAGGAAAGCAGCATGA
- a CDS encoding radical SAM protein yields MNRVWKHLKYPWRYPGIVPRAAGNYFRLFVLSQPRLRAVEFALTYDCSCRCEHCSAALLKKHGGPLLDTAEVCDALGQLHRLGAMNINLTGGEALLRPDLEAIVRAAHPRSTVVSLATSGVLLTAAVAADLRRWGVRIVTISIDSADPATHDRSRGRAGVFEAAMAATRHCRERGIDVFWCTILTPENAADGDLRRLVDRAGAEGLTITINYPCPVGGWADRRFAITDELRALHAELLRQPHVRWEGHSNFRREGCPAGLEKLYLGPWGDVMPCPFIHLSYGNLRERPLAEIWRTMRSAGTFDTIRDGCPLATDPKFVREMIEPIYRQEEHPMPHTRHPHEGKAGR; encoded by the coding sequence ATGAACCGGGTCTGGAAACATCTGAAATACCCCTGGCGCTACCCCGGCATCGTGCCGCGCGCCGCCGGGAACTATTTCCGCCTCTTCGTGCTGTCGCAGCCGCGCCTGCGCGCCGTCGAATTCGCCCTGACCTACGATTGCTCGTGCCGTTGCGAACATTGCTCCGCCGCGCTGCTGAAAAAACACGGCGGGCCGCTTCTGGACACGGCGGAGGTTTGCGACGCACTGGGACAGTTGCATCGCCTCGGCGCGATGAACATCAACCTGACCGGCGGCGAGGCGCTGCTGCGGCCCGACCTGGAGGCTATCGTCCGCGCCGCGCACCCGCGAAGCACGGTCGTTTCGCTGGCGACCAGCGGCGTGCTGCTGACGGCGGCGGTCGCGGCCGATCTGCGCCGCTGGGGTGTGCGCATCGTCACCATCAGCATCGATTCGGCCGACCCCGCGACGCACGACCGCTCGCGCGGCCGGGCCGGCGTTTTCGAGGCCGCGATGGCCGCGACGCGCCACTGCCGCGAGCGGGGCATCGACGTTTTCTGGTGCACGATCCTGACGCCCGAGAACGCGGCCGACGGCGACCTGCGGCGGCTGGTGGATCGCGCGGGGGCCGAAGGGCTGACGATCACCATCAATTATCCCTGCCCGGTCGGCGGCTGGGCGGACCGCCGTTTCGCGATCACCGACGAGCTGCGCGCGCTGCACGCCGAGTTGCTGCGCCAACCGCACGTGCGCTGGGAAGGCCATTCGAACTTCCGCCGCGAAGGCTGCCCGGCAGGCCTCGAAAAGCTCTACCTCGGCCCGTGGGGCGACGTCATGCCCTGCCCGTTCATTCACCTTTCGTACGGCAACCTGCGCGAACGGCCGCTGGCCGAGATCTGGCGCACGATGCGGTCGGCCGGCACCTTCGACACCATCCGCGACGGGTGCCCGCTGGCGACCGACCCCAAGTTCGTCCGCGAAATGATCGAACCAATCTACCGGCAGGAAGAGCACCCCATGCCGCACACGCGCCATCCGCACGAGGGAAAGGCGGGCCGATGA
- a CDS encoding radical SAM protein, with translation MIAGARNLRYVARFPRLLPKLAGDYLRVLAGRRVLRGVEFAVTYRCNFDCAHCLTKSVVDARQTELTREEIGDIARQIDRLGAIFINFTGGEALLRDDLEAIVADTARLRGLLVTLASNAYALTPEKLAALQKRGLAMLTLSLDGPDPASHNRFRQRPGAFARVAATVRASRSLRMPVWLNAVATRNNLNDGSLERLADLAREWGCLLTINLPYATGGWRDADVRLGDAEYRRYLALLRLPQVRWEGSSNWGRAGCPAGSEKIYVSPYGDVFPCAVLQTSYGNLRQEPLATIFRRLGEEPLFDGRCKPCLSAEAPELLPDRLKNR, from the coding sequence ATGATCGCCGGCGCGCGGAACCTGCGCTACGTGGCGCGTTTCCCGCGCCTGCTGCCCAAGCTGGCCGGCGACTACCTGCGCGTGCTGGCCGGCCGGCGCGTGCTGCGCGGCGTCGAGTTCGCCGTCACCTACCGCTGCAATTTCGACTGCGCCCACTGCCTGACCAAAAGCGTCGTCGATGCGCGACAGACGGAACTCACCCGCGAGGAAATCGGCGACATCGCGCGGCAGATCGACCGCCTGGGCGCGATCTTCATTAACTTCACCGGCGGCGAGGCCCTGCTGCGCGACGACCTGGAAGCGATCGTCGCCGACACCGCCCGGCTCCGCGGCCTGCTGGTCACCCTGGCGTCCAACGCCTACGCGCTGACGCCGGAAAAACTGGCGGCGTTGCAAAAACGCGGCCTGGCCATGCTGACCCTGTCGCTCGACGGGCCCGACCCCGCGTCGCACAACCGCTTTCGCCAACGGCCGGGCGCGTTCGCCCGCGTCGCCGCGACCGTCCGCGCGTCGCGGTCGCTACGGATGCCGGTCTGGCTCAACGCCGTGGCGACCCGCAACAACCTGAACGACGGTTCCCTGGAACGGCTGGCCGATCTCGCCCGCGAATGGGGCTGCCTGCTGACGATCAATCTGCCGTACGCCACGGGCGGCTGGCGCGACGCGGACGTGCGCCTGGGCGACGCCGAATATCGACGGTATCTCGCCCTGCTGCGCTTGCCGCAGGTGCGTTGGGAGGGGTCGTCCAACTGGGGACGCGCGGGCTGCCCGGCCGGCTCGGAGAAGATTTACGTTTCGCCCTACGGCGACGTGTTTCCCTGCGCCGTCCTGCAAACGAGTTACGGGAATTTGCGCCAAGAGCCGCTGGCCACGATCTTTCGCCGGCTGGGAGAAGAGCCGCTGTTCGACGGCCGGTGCAAACCGTGCCTGTCGGCGGAAGCCCCCGAACTGCTGCCCGACCGTCTGAAGAACCGGTGA
- a CDS encoding methyltransferase domain-containing protein, translating into MPEANPAAQFAYYRRQAAWTAGLRAHLYRLAAVGTRERALDVGCGDGWLTAELAGKVRREAVGCDIDEAALDAARAAQPSLEFVRSQPAALPFADGAFDFVACHFTLLWAADPVALLREMKRVAAPGGAVVWFAEPDWDGYIEWPDFGLRELICAALAARGADPLAGRKLADWAARAGLEPAVGLTGGPWRPAPGDLDALWEHHHRLLDGFANERRLRVTERQERRAWADGSRSIHLPLGWGWAAKK; encoded by the coding sequence ATGCCTGAAGCCAATCCGGCGGCGCAATTCGCCTACTATCGCCGGCAGGCCGCCTGGACCGCCGGCCTGCGGGCGCATCTGTACCGTCTGGCGGCCGTCGGCACACGCGAGCGCGCCCTGGACGTCGGCTGCGGTGACGGCTGGCTGACGGCGGAACTGGCGGGCAAGGTCCGGCGGGAAGCGGTCGGCTGCGACATCGACGAGGCGGCGCTGGACGCCGCGCGCGCGGCGCAGCCGAGCCTGGAATTCGTCCGCTCACAACCCGCCGCCCTGCCATTCGCCGACGGCGCATTCGATTTCGTCGCCTGCCATTTCACTCTGCTCTGGGCGGCCGATCCCGTGGCGCTGCTGCGCGAAATGAAGCGGGTCGCCGCGCCGGGAGGGGCGGTCGTTTGGTTTGCCGAGCCGGATTGGGACGGTTATATCGAATGGCCCGATTTCGGACTGCGCGAATTGATCTGCGCCGCCCTGGCCGCGCGGGGCGCCGATCCGCTGGCCGGGCGCAAACTGGCCGATTGGGCCGCGCGGGCGGGCCTGGAGCCGGCGGTCGGACTGACCGGCGGGCCGTGGCGACCCGCGCCGGGCGACCTCGACGCGCTGTGGGAGCACCATCATCGGCTGCTCGACGGCTTCGCCAACGAGCGGCGGCTGCGGGTGACCGAGCGCCAGGAGCGCCGTGCCTGGGCCGACGGCAGCCGGTCGATTCACCTGCCTTTGGGCTGGGGATGGGCGGCGAAGAAGTAA
- a CDS encoding radical SAM protein gives MSVWQKFVQWVTPPPDPRPGITHFRGAGETEGIRLHLRIEPDGGGVLIVNAAKVVHLNSTAAEMALAVLEKTPDDEAIRRLARRYRAPKETLRRDYLDLKDKIRLLASRDDICPVTYLGLDRVEPFETRGSVPHRLDLALTYECNNRCGHCYVARDAALPSLPDDQWRAVIRKTWDLGVPQLIFTGGEATLHPGLPAFIQLAEEQGQVTGLITNGRRLADEAYLQSLIAAGLDHVQVTIESHDPAIHDAMVSTPGAHAETEQGIRHVVAAGTYLLTNTTLSRRNVGEVERLLDFLRDLGVRQFAMNGFIHAGKGADNPDALSETELPDVLERVRDGAAARVLSFLWYTPTQYCTCNPIDLGLGVKQCTAGRYNMCIEPNGAVIPCQSYFESLGDFLRDDWGKIWGDPRLVELREHTWVDEKCEACHDLAVCGGGCPLYRRHHPEP, from the coding sequence ATGTCGGTCTGGCAAAAATTCGTGCAATGGGTGACGCCGCCGCCCGATCCGCGGCCGGGCATCACGCATTTTCGCGGCGCGGGCGAAACGGAAGGCATCCGGCTTCACCTGCGCATCGAGCCCGACGGCGGCGGCGTGCTGATCGTCAACGCGGCGAAGGTCGTGCATCTGAATTCCACCGCCGCCGAAATGGCGCTGGCGGTGCTCGAAAAAACCCCCGACGACGAGGCGATCCGCCGGCTGGCTCGGCGGTACCGCGCCCCGAAGGAAACCCTGCGCCGCGACTACCTCGACCTGAAAGACAAGATCCGCCTGCTGGCCTCGCGCGACGACATCTGCCCGGTGACCTACCTCGGGCTGGATCGCGTCGAGCCGTTCGAAACGCGCGGCAGCGTCCCGCACCGGCTGGACCTCGCGCTCACCTACGAATGCAACAACCGGTGCGGCCATTGCTACGTCGCGCGCGACGCGGCCCTGCCGAGCCTGCCGGACGACCAATGGCGCGCGGTAATCCGCAAAACGTGGGATCTGGGCGTACCGCAGCTCATTTTCACCGGCGGCGAGGCCACGTTGCATCCGGGCCTGCCCGCGTTCATTCAACTGGCCGAGGAGCAGGGGCAGGTGACCGGCCTGATCACCAACGGCCGCCGCCTGGCCGACGAGGCGTACCTGCAAAGCCTGATCGCCGCGGGCCTCGATCACGTCCAGGTGACGATCGAAAGCCACGATCCGGCGATTCACGACGCGATGGTGTCGACGCCCGGCGCGCACGCCGAAACGGAGCAAGGCATCCGCCACGTCGTCGCGGCGGGGACGTACCTGCTGACCAACACGACGCTGTCGCGCCGCAACGTGGGCGAGGTCGAGCGGTTGCTCGATTTCTTACGCGACCTGGGAGTGCGGCAGTTCGCGATGAACGGATTCATCCATGCCGGCAAGGGCGCCGACAACCCCGACGCCCTCTCGGAAACCGAACTGCCCGACGTGCTGGAGCGGGTGCGCGACGGCGCGGCGGCGCGCGTGCTGTCGTTTTTGTGGTACACCCCGACGCAGTACTGCACCTGCAACCCGATCGACCTGGGCCTGGGCGTCAAGCAATGCACCGCCGGTCGTTACAACATGTGCATCGAGCCCAACGGCGCGGTGATTCCCTGCCAGAGCTATTTCGAAAGCCTCGGCGATTTCCTGCGCGACGACTGGGGCAAGATCTGGGGCGACCCGCGCCTGGTCGAACTGCGCGAGCACACCTGGGTCGACGAGAAATGCGAGGCCTGCCACGACCTGGCGGTCTGCGGCGGCGGCTGCCCGCTGTACCGGCGCCACCATCCGGAGCCTTGA
- a CDS encoding 4-hydroxy-tetrahydrodipicolinate synthase, producing the protein MFQGVYVATATPFHDDGSFDETAYQKHVEWLVQNGVHGLVPAGTTGESPTLSDEEKAAMFGICVAAAKGKAKVVAGAGTNSTAKSVLAAEKAARAGVDGVLAVNPYYNKPTQAGMVAHFQAIAAVGVPVMIYNIPGRTGVNMTPEAIAKAAAHPQIVAVKEASGTVAATVDLKLLAPRLDVLSGDDGLFLPCLAVGGDGIVSVAANVLPAELVALWNAWRAGDPARAIELNNRLWNLFRNLFVETNPIPVKAALHLMGRYGKTLRLPMTEATPETVQKVAATLKALGV; encoded by the coding sequence ATGTTCCAAGGCGTCTACGTCGCCACGGCGACCCCTTTCCACGATGACGGTTCTTTCGACGAAACCGCCTATCAGAAGCACGTCGAATGGCTGGTGCAAAACGGCGTCCACGGGCTGGTGCCGGCCGGCACCACGGGCGAAAGCCCGACCCTGAGCGACGAGGAAAAAGCGGCGATGTTCGGCATCTGCGTCGCCGCGGCCAAGGGCAAGGCCAAGGTCGTCGCCGGCGCCGGAACCAACAGCACCGCCAAGAGCGTCCTGGCCGCCGAAAAAGCCGCCCGGGCGGGCGTCGACGGCGTGCTGGCCGTCAACCCGTACTACAACAAGCCGACGCAGGCGGGCATGGTCGCGCACTTCCAGGCCATCGCCGCGGTCGGCGTGCCGGTGATGATCTACAACATTCCGGGCCGCACCGGGGTGAACATGACGCCCGAGGCCATCGCCAAGGCCGCCGCGCATCCGCAAATCGTCGCCGTGAAGGAAGCGTCGGGCACCGTGGCCGCGACCGTCGACCTGAAGCTGCTCGCGCCGCGGCTGGACGTGCTGTCGGGCGACGACGGGCTGTTCCTGCCCTGTCTGGCCGTCGGCGGCGACGGGATCGTCAGCGTCGCGGCGAACGTGCTGCCCGCCGAGCTGGTCGCGCTGTGGAACGCCTGGCGGGCGGGCGATCCGGCGCGGGCGATCGAACTCAACAACCGCCTCTGGAATCTGTTCCGCAACCTGTTTGTCGAAACCAATCCCATCCCGGTCAAGGCGGCGCTGCACCTGATGGGCCGCTACGGCAAAACCCTGCGCCTGCCGATGACCGAGGCCACGCCGGAGACGGTGCAGAAGGTGGCCGCGACCCTCAAAGCGCTGGGTGTGTAA
- a CDS encoding 4-hydroxy-tetrahydrodipicolinate reductase yields the protein MNKTALKIVVPGALGRMGRAVIRLIDTQPDCALHGAIERPDHPDAGRDVGNLVLGRHLGVSLEDDLRHVLLGADAVVDFTAPEATLSHASVAAEHRVPLIIGTTGLTTEQKETIRAAAASTPIVLAPNMSIGVNLLFFLTRLVARTLAADTDVEIVETHHRHKADAPSGTALKLAEVIGEELGYENPAAHYEYGRQGRTGERESGRIGLHAVRGGDIVGLHDVNFFGAGEVLTLTHRATSRDNFAKGALRAAAWLQGKPSGLYDMGDVLGLK from the coding sequence ATGAACAAAACCGCCTTGAAGATCGTCGTGCCGGGGGCGCTGGGCCGCATGGGCCGGGCCGTCATCCGCCTGATCGACACCCAGCCCGATTGCGCGCTCCACGGCGCGATCGAACGCCCCGACCACCCGGACGCCGGCCGGGACGTCGGCAACCTGGTGCTGGGTCGCCACCTGGGCGTGAGCCTCGAGGACGACCTGCGCCACGTCCTGCTCGGCGCCGACGCCGTCGTCGACTTCACCGCCCCCGAGGCCACGCTGTCGCACGCGAGCGTCGCGGCCGAGCACCGCGTGCCGCTGATCATCGGCACCACCGGCCTGACCACCGAACAAAAGGAAACGATCCGCGCCGCCGCCGCGTCGACGCCGATCGTCCTGGCCCCGAACATGAGCATCGGCGTGAACCTGCTGTTTTTCCTGACCCGCCTGGTGGCCCGGACGCTGGCCGCGGACACCGACGTCGAAATCGTCGAAACCCACCACCGCCACAAGGCCGACGCGCCGTCGGGCACCGCGCTGAAACTGGCGGAGGTGATCGGCGAGGAACTGGGCTACGAAAATCCGGCGGCGCATTACGAATACGGCCGCCAGGGCCGGACCGGCGAACGCGAGAGCGGCCGCATCGGCCTGCACGCGGTGCGGGGCGGCGACATCGTCGGCCTTCACGACGTGAACTTTTTCGGCGCCGGCGAGGTGCTCACCCTCACCCACCGCGCCACGAGCCGCGACAACTTCGCCAAGGGCGCACTGCGCGCCGCCGCCTGGTTGCAGGGCAAACCGAGCGGCCTCTACGACATGGGCGATGTGCTGGGTCTGAAATGA
- a CDS encoding fumarylacetoacetate hydrolase family protein yields the protein MKLVRFRTPTATRFGRLAGDRVRELDGDPLVDPRETGRVYSLNQVHLLAPVRPGKIVGIGRNYRDHALEMGGEPPPWPDIFLKPSTAVIGPGDAIEIPAASARVEIEAELAVVVGRPLRDATVAAAREAVFGYTIVNDVTARDLQRADRTWTRGKGHDTFAPLGPCIVTDLDPAALTIEGYINGERKQFAPTAEMIHDVFELLAYVSRVMTLEPGDVLATGTPQGVSPIAPGDVVEIVIEGIGRLRNPVIARAAPPMGE from the coding sequence ATGAAACTGGTGCGCTTCCGGACGCCGACCGCGACCCGCTTCGGCCGGCTGGCCGGCGACCGCGTGCGCGAACTGGACGGCGATCCCCTGGTCGATCCGCGGGAAACGGGCCGGGTCTACAGCCTGAACCAGGTGCACCTGCTGGCCCCGGTGCGGCCGGGCAAGATCGTCGGCATCGGCCGCAATTACCGCGACCATGCGCTGGAGATGGGCGGCGAACCGCCCCCCTGGCCCGACATCTTCCTCAAACCGTCGACGGCCGTGATCGGCCCCGGCGACGCCATCGAAATTCCCGCCGCCTCCGCGCGCGTCGAAATCGAAGCCGAGTTGGCGGTGGTCGTCGGCCGGCCCCTGCGCGACGCGACGGTCGCCGCGGCCCGCGAGGCGGTTTTCGGCTACACGATCGTCAACGACGTCACCGCCCGCGACCTGCAGCGCGCCGATCGTACCTGGACGCGCGGCAAGGGACACGACACCTTCGCGCCGCTCGGGCCGTGCATCGTCACCGATCTGGACCCGGCCGCTTTAACCATCGAAGGGTATATCAACGGGGAACGCAAGCAGTTCGCGCCGACCGCCGAGATGATTCACGATGTTTTTGAACTGCTCGCCTACGTCTCGCGCGTGATGACCCTCGAACCGGGCGACGTGCTGGCCACCGGCACGCCGCAAGGCGTCTCGCCGATCGCGCCCGGCGACGTGGTGGAAATCGTCATCGAGGGCATCGGCCGCCTGCGCAACCCGGTGATCGCCCGCGCCGCGCCACCGATGGGCGAATAG
- a CDS encoding zf-HC2 domain-containing protein, producing MISCQKAAELASHSLDRSLSLREKAALRAHLKICRQCRSYHEQLQTLHEAAGRFTEFLDANGDHLPALSPIARQKVLAALKSESSEA from the coding sequence ATGATATCCTGCCAAAAGGCGGCCGAACTGGCTTCGCATTCGTTGGATCGTTCGCTGAGTTTACGGGAGAAGGCGGCGCTGCGGGCGCATCTGAAGATTTGCCGACAGTGCCGGAGTTACCACGAACAGTTGCAAACGCTCCATGAGGCCGCCGGCCGTTTCACCGAATTTCTCGACGCCAACGGCGACCACCTGCCGGCCCTGTCGCCGATCGCCCGGCAAAAGGTGCTGGCCGCGCTGAAGAGCGAATCGTCCGAAGCCTGA
- a CDS encoding sigma-70 family RNA polymerase sigma factor, whose translation MAAGNDRLNPESWVQAHGDYLFRYALFRLGDPAAAEDLVQETFLAALRSRLDFTGKSSERTWLIGILKHKLIDHLRKVYREKAVIDHASEETEPEGEFTALGLWTAKSGNWTVQPEQVREQKEFWQVLQNCLAKLPAATAQAFAMREIDGFSSEEICKVLNISANNLWVRLHRARSSIRRCLERHWYPKRS comes from the coding sequence ATGGCGGCCGGAAACGATCGGCTCAATCCCGAATCGTGGGTTCAGGCGCATGGCGACTATCTGTTCCGATACGCCCTTTTCCGCCTGGGCGACCCGGCCGCCGCCGAGGATCTGGTTCAGGAAACCTTTCTCGCGGCCCTGCGCAGCCGGCTGGATTTCACCGGCAAATCCTCCGAACGGACCTGGCTGATCGGCATCCTGAAGCACAAGTTGATCGACCACCTGCGCAAGGTCTACCGCGAAAAGGCCGTCATCGATCACGCCTCGGAGGAGACGGAACCAGAGGGTGAATTCACCGCGTTGGGCCTTTGGACCGCGAAGTCGGGCAATTGGACGGTCCAACCCGAGCAGGTTCGCGAGCAAAAGGAATTCTGGCAGGTGCTGCAAAACTGCCTGGCGAAGCTGCCGGCGGCGACCGCCCAGGCCTTCGCCATGCGCGAGATCGACGGCTTTTCCAGCGAAGAAATCTGTAAGGTTTTGAACATCTCGGCGAATAATCTATGGGTACGATTGCACCGCGCGCGCTCCAGCATCCGGCGATGCCTGGAGCGCCATTGGTATCCGAAACGGTCATGA
- a CDS encoding protein-glutamate O-methyltransferase CheR: MAPSLTQSEFDLLRKLIEDDCGIVVEPGKEYLIESRLANLVTETGCASFGDFYLKAKADLRGPLRDKIVDAMTTNETLWFRDNSPYVILEEVVLPAMIERIKTGQKIKMRIWSAACSTGQEPYSIAMLIQDACRFRGGGKVTPANFEILATDISPSALFLGMSGRYDQISISRGMRQDFRDRYFRQDGRVWLLADSVKQMVTFKRFNLQNSFSALGSFDLVFCRNVAIYFSMQFKQDLFRKIADTLNPAGLLFLGSAESLAQYSTDYEMQEHKGSLYYRVKK, from the coding sequence ATGGCGCCTTCCCTGACCCAAAGCGAATTCGACCTGCTCCGCAAATTGATCGAGGATGATTGCGGCATCGTCGTCGAACCGGGCAAGGAATACCTGATCGAAAGTCGTCTGGCCAATCTGGTGACCGAAACCGGGTGCGCCTCCTTCGGCGATTTTTACCTCAAGGCCAAGGCCGACCTCCGCGGCCCCTTGCGCGACAAGATCGTCGACGCCATGACGACCAACGAAACCCTCTGGTTCCGCGACAATTCGCCGTACGTCATCCTCGAGGAAGTCGTGCTGCCGGCGATGATCGAACGGATCAAAACGGGGCAGAAAATCAAAATGCGCATCTGGTCGGCCGCCTGCAGCACCGGCCAGGAACCCTATTCCATCGCCATGTTGATCCAGGACGCCTGCCGGTTTCGCGGCGGCGGCAAGGTCACGCCCGCCAATTTCGAGATCCTGGCCACCGACATCTCGCCCTCGGCGCTGTTTCTGGGCATGTCGGGGCGCTACGACCAGATCTCCATTTCGCGCGGGATGCGGCAGGATTTCCGGGACCGCTACTTCCGGCAGGACGGCCGCGTCTGGCTGCTGGCCGATTCGGTCAAGCAGATGGTGACGTTCAAACGCTTCAACCTGCAAAACTCTTTTTCCGCGCTGGGCAGTTTCGACTTGGTTTTTTGCCGCAACGTTGCTATTTACTTTTCGATGCAATTCAAGCAGGACTTGTTCCGGAAAATCGCGGATACGCTCAACCCCGCCGGGTTGCTCTTTCTCGGCAGCGCCGAAAGCCTGGCCCAGTATTCGACCGATTACGAGATGCAGGAACACAAAGGCAGCCTCTACTATCGGGTGAAGAAATGA
- a CDS encoding response regulator, with amino-acid sequence MKILSVDDSRMIRRLIGSAISVMGFDVLEAGDGKQALAVLETEYPNVGLIMLDWNMPEMDGYECLVAIKADERFKHIPVMMCTTESERENVIKAIKAGAKSYVSKPFTPEDLVTKIMECLGQGLDL; translated from the coding sequence ATGAAGATTTTGTCCGTCGACGACTCGCGGATGATCCGCCGGCTGATCGGCAGCGCCATTTCCGTCATGGGCTTCGACGTGCTCGAGGCCGGCGACGGCAAGCAGGCGCTGGCCGTCCTGGAGACGGAATACCCAAACGTCGGGCTGATCATGCTCGATTGGAACATGCCCGAAATGGACGGCTACGAATGCCTGGTGGCCATCAAGGCCGACGAGCGCTTCAAGCATATTCCCGTGATGATGTGCACCACCGAATCCGAGCGTGAAAACGTCATCAAGGCGATCAAGGCCGGCGCCAAATCCTACGTCTCCAAGCCCTTCACCCCCGAGGATCTGGTCACCAAAATCATGGAATGCCTGGGCCAGGGGCTGGACCTGTAA